The Brassica napus cultivar Da-Ae chromosome C7, Da-Ae, whole genome shotgun sequence genomic interval TTCACATATGACCGgatctgaaattttaaaatccataaacatttactaaaaactttattaacttcttaaaaataatttataatctatttatgtatataattttgaaaaacatttgGAGACCAAATGTGGCCATGTATGTTATTTGGCTCAAAACAACTATAaacttgttttatttatataggggttttaggattttgatttgTATCAGTGGTTTTATGTTGTAGTTGGTGACGAGAACCAAGTTACTCTCCTGTCGAGATTTGGATTTGACCCGATGAATGATAATTAATAATGGTATTAggtaagttacaaaaaaaaaaaaatggtattaGGTAGGTGGAACACTTGACTCttgcattttaatttttatgtagtTAATCATCAATCACTCCTCAACCTTTGTTGTGTAGCTCGGGGAAAAGCATTTTAAGACTAACTAGTCCCATCATTATTGTTTGCTAGTGTTACAGAATCTTTAGAGCATTCTAGAAACCTACCACGCTTACATTACAATTTGTCTTTGAATACGCTTTATAAAATGTTTGAAAACATTCATAAAAGCTTATGAAATATTGTATCCTAAATTTAgaaagcattaaaaaaaaaatcgaaaacggAACATATATAATGCATGGTACATTAGGGTATGTGATATTTCTATCACGGCCAGACAACTTTTAACTATACAAAACCATGTAGCCTCtcttctattatattttttgtttttatgaaaCAATAGTCTGATTGTTTTATTacaataactaaataaatagaTTTCAAGCTAATTAAGAATGCTACTGTTGGTGGTCAAATCATGTTAACCAAAATTCACTTTGTTTTCAGGATAATTTTACCATGTTAATAGGCGTAAGCGTATGCATTTGCAAAAATACAATGAACGTATAAGCAGAAGAATGTCGAATACAATGAACATATGATGATAATATGACTCAAATCTTAACaaccaaaaagaagaaaacatatgtaaaaataaCACGAGCCAATATATGCTTCAGTTCATATACTAGCTAACTTGGTTCTTCCCCGAATTTGGGCtacttgtttgaaaataaaCAGGCTGTCATTGGTCTTATATGGGCTTACATTGGgctttaaaattattattaaattattactaATGATCTTCGcagtttcaaaatttgaaattttgattttagcCACTACCCAATCGTCGTCTCGCTCACTCTCTCATTTCCTCTCTGAGATTCCGTCAATTCTCATTCGATTCCCTCTCAGAAACTCTCTCCCGATCGAGGAGATGTACCAGAAGAAGTCTCAGCTCGAGCACATCCTCCTCCGTCTCGGGACTCTACAAGATCTTCGACGAGATCCTGGCTTGGAAGTATGAGCATGATGGAGAAGCGATTGAACTTgcatttagtaaaaaaaaaaaaaacgaaaattgaATCCCGAAAAAACTGGCTTTCCCATTTTAAAGATGTTCTCTGTGTTAAGGAATAGATTTGATACAAATAGTTATTACTCAATATTCTCTTCCTCTGTACATATAGAAACTTCCCTAACTACCTCGCTCTAGTTCCTTGCTCACACATTGTAGCACTCATCTTGATCAGAGGCAACAGAAAATTAGCTTCAGTGATTTCCTAAACAAAGAACTCATCGTGTTGTGTTGTCTCTCTGCCTCTCTGGTAATGGAAGACGGTTAACATTTACAACTGGAAAGTTGGTGTGAGCCTTTAGCTAGCTCAAGAGCTAGTTTTCTTGTTGCTCAAGCTAACCTTAACCCTATTTTTCATCTCAAGTtacaatgagaaaaaaaaaatcttatatttacTCAAGTTTGCTTATTTGATTCTATGTTTCTTCATCGTTTATACATTTGATCTTGTATTATCCGTTTTATCAAATTTGTAATATTCATATCAACATGTGTAATAACCTCCTCTCATCATGGTCAAAGTTGATCCTTGAATGAGAGATAATGACTAATGAGGTCAAAGTTGATTGTTGAATGAGACATAATGACTAATGAGgccatgagtttttttggttattcAATTAACCAAATTACAGGATCAAATACTCAGTTCCGGATGTAGTCAACTAGTCATTGAACTACCATTTGAATTATCTATCATACTATTGCAATCCTAAATATCTTTTTGACATGATTGCAAATTGCTGCCATTGACCCTCAAAATGTCATAGAACTAATCATAATTGTGACTCTGAGTCAAAGAAGGAATGACCATAGCTTTGACTTGACTCTATGAATTAGTCAGTAGTACtaatatgttaaataattaaCTTAAGGGGTTGTTTTAAAAAGGGGACTAAAGTTGAGAGACCTTGAAAGCAAtgagataaaacaaaacaaaagtttcCAGCAATCAGCAATCTCTATCGTGCGCTCCCAATCCCCCTAGGGTTTTTTTTCCTCCTCCGCTCGACAATCGGAGAGAAAATGGGTTCTAATGAAAGAGAGGATCATACGACGACGACGCGGCAGCATCACCCGCCTCACATTAGCAGTCTCGTCGTGCGTACGTCCGGAAGCAACGACGGAGAAGTTGACCGCCTCGCCGCCACCGGAGATGTCTCCCGTGACCGGCCTTCATTTTCTCGCTCGGATCGTCATAAGGCTGACAATGGTTCGTATCTCTTCCATCGTTATTACAATCTCCAGAATGGTTAATAGTTACGAGAATTGCTACTTAGGTCTTGTAGAAACAATGTTTAGTCTGATTTGGTTCGTGTCGGATTCTGTTGAAATTCATGAATATATCGTGTTTGGGCAAAGTCATGGTTTGTTGCTGTTCTGTCTTGTGGCTAGTGTAATAAGAATCTCATTTGCTACAGAGGCTGTATTGATTATGTAGCTAATAGTTCAGTTACATTCATATCAACATTCCACTTTTCTCTTGTTTGGTGaaagagtcttttttttttgtttgtgtaggACATAGAACTCGTCCAAGTTCCACCTCACCACCCCGTCGTCCATACGAAGATCACCGACACGTCTCTGATCTAAACCATTCAGGTGCGGCGCCGCCTCGTGGGCGTGAGTTCAGCGGCAGGAGGGAATCTTCTGGGAGATACAGAGACTATTCACCACCACGCCATGTTAGAGGTGGAGCTGGTGGTCGTCGTTTTGATGGGCCTGAACCTGCTCACAAGGTGCAACCAAGAGATGGGGATTGGTACTGTCTAGATCCATTGTAAGTTTATCATTGGCTCAGTTTGCTCTATATGTGACCTCTGCAGAACTTTCTAGATTTCATTTgcatgtattgttttttttgttttgttatggaTGCAGATGCAGAAACTTGAACTTTGCGAGGCGAGAAGTGTGTTACAAGTGCAAGAGGCATCGCTATGCACGTCCCAATAGTCCGCCACCGCCTCCCATGAATATTTCTCCAAGAAGAGACTTCAACGGCTACAGGTCTTCTCCTCCACGTGGCTACCCTAGAGACTACCCTCCACCAAGACTTGACCATCCCACATGGAGAGACAGAGACCGTGACCGTCTGCGTTACTCAGATCTTGAGTACCCTCCTAACAGAAGAATAGTATCTGACTGGGTTCATCCTcaaccactcccaaaacctcaCTACGAGAGACGACCACCTCTCGGTCCACCGCGTGGGGGAAGATGGGAACGACGACATTCAAGAGAGAGGAGCAGATCGCCGCCATTGAGAGAcggtccaccaccaccacatcCAATGAGAGGAGGAGGTCAACCATTGCATCCAATGAGGAGCAGATCGCCACCATTGAGAGAcgg includes:
- the LOC106407436 gene encoding pollen-specific leucine-rich repeat extensin-like protein 3 isoform X1; its protein translation is MGSNEREDHTTTTRQHHPPHISSLVVRTSGSNDGEVDRLAATGDVSRDRPSFSRSDRHKADNGHRTRPSSTSPPRRPYEDHRHVSDLNHSGAAPPRGREFSGRRESSGRYRDYSPPRHVRGGAGGRRFDGPEPAHKVQPRDGDWYCLDPLCRNLNFARREVCYKCKRHRYARPNSPPPPPMNISPRRDFNGYRSSPPRGYPRDYPPPRLDHPTWRDRDRDRLRYSDLEYPPNRRIVSDWVHPQPLPKPHYERRPPLGPPRGGRWERRHSRERSRSPPLRDGPPPPHPMRGGGQPLHPMRSRSPPLRDGPPPPHPMRGGPPPLRDYRRDSCFDRRGDRDRM
- the LOC106407436 gene encoding eukaryotic translation initiation factor 3 subunit A isoform X2; the protein is MGSNEREDHTTTTRQHHPPHISSLVVRTSGSNDGEVDRLAATGDVSRDRPSFSRSDRHKADNGHRTRPSSTSPPRRPYEDHRHVSDLNHSGAAPPRGREFSGRRESSGRYRDYSPPRHVRGGAGGRRFDGPEPAHKVQPRDGDWYCLDPLCRNLNFARREVCYKCKRHRYARPNSPPPPPMNISPRRDFNGYRSSPPRGYPRDYPPPRLDHPTWRDRDRDRLRYSDLEYPPNRRIVSDWVHPQPLPKPHYERRPPLGPPRGGRWERRHSRERSRSPPLRDGPPPPHPMRGGPPPLRDYRRDSCFDRRGDRDRM